The proteins below are encoded in one region of Bifidobacterium dentium JCM 1195 = DSM 20436:
- a CDS encoding ABC transporter substrate-binding protein: protein MKRNVLMTAVSATAATVMMMGMLSGCGETSNSTKDDSGATVIKFGINVANPAKQEPATNAIVEAFNKANKGKYKVEFEAADTESHNKNMKLEASDGTLPQVFWVEGSQVTEFNESGVLLDLKDFLDQNADVKAALNGSEAAFQDDSGVQYGLPYQSNIQGIFYNKDLFDKAGVAYPTDDTTYDEFLEMVAKLKNSGVTPLAIGSKNSSFAMWEFNLWLARYGWPDFIQDILDGKQKFDNDDLIKAFTKIQGLSNAGAFPENMSTIEYFDAKQQFDEGKAAMFGSGQWDCTEFDKNLGDKVGFWWGPTFADTKYSQKLDMKVPSAPIAVSATVNDNDDVKAATYSFLKFYYSREAAELSYENSMFPATSYEGLTPSADKYSMSAMVDALSNGYKSPVSAPDLTVPSSVQQSLYDGLFGVMQGTYSPQEALAKMDDTLENSK from the coding sequence ATGAAGAGAAATGTGTTGATGACGGCGGTGTCAGCAACAGCGGCGACCGTAATGATGATGGGCATGTTGTCCGGATGCGGCGAAACGTCGAATTCCACGAAGGATGATAGCGGCGCCACGGTGATTAAGTTTGGTATTAACGTCGCTAATCCCGCCAAGCAGGAACCAGCGACCAATGCGATTGTAGAAGCTTTTAACAAGGCAAACAAAGGTAAGTACAAAGTCGAATTCGAAGCGGCAGACACCGAATCCCATAATAAAAATATGAAGTTGGAGGCCTCTGACGGAACGCTTCCTCAAGTGTTTTGGGTAGAAGGCAGTCAGGTTACTGAATTCAATGAATCCGGCGTACTGCTGGATTTGAAAGACTTTCTCGACCAGAATGCCGACGTAAAAGCCGCTTTGAATGGCTCCGAGGCAGCTTTCCAAGATGATTCCGGTGTCCAGTATGGACTTCCGTATCAAAGTAACATACAGGGTATCTTCTATAACAAAGACCTGTTTGATAAGGCAGGGGTCGCATATCCCACCGACGACACCACATATGATGAATTTCTGGAAATGGTCGCCAAGCTTAAGAACAGTGGCGTTACTCCGCTTGCCATTGGCAGCAAGAACAGTTCCTTCGCCATGTGGGAATTCAACTTATGGCTGGCAAGGTACGGATGGCCAGATTTCATTCAGGATATTCTTGACGGCAAACAGAAGTTTGACAACGATGACCTGATTAAGGCGTTTACCAAGATTCAGGGACTCTCGAATGCCGGTGCATTCCCGGAAAACATGTCGACCATCGAATATTTCGATGCTAAGCAACAGTTTGATGAGGGCAAGGCCGCCATGTTTGGCAGCGGACAATGGGATTGCACTGAATTTGATAAGAATCTTGGAGATAAGGTTGGTTTTTGGTGGGGGCCGACCTTTGCCGACACGAAATACAGCCAAAAACTTGATATGAAAGTTCCCTCCGCACCGATTGCGGTAAGTGCCACCGTAAACGACAATGATGATGTCAAGGCCGCTACATACTCATTCCTTAAGTTCTATTACAGCAGGGAAGCCGCCGAACTCTCGTATGAAAACTCTATGTTCCCTGCGACTTCATACGAGGGACTAACCCCGAGCGCGGATAAATATTCGATGTCCGCGATGGTTGATGCCTTGTCCAACGGTTACAAGTCACCGGTTTCCGCACCGGATCTGACAGTGCCATCGAGTGTACAGCAGTCTCTGTATGACGGCCTGTTTGGCGTAATGCAAGGGACCTACTCCCCTCAGGAGGCGCTTGCCAAGATGGATGACACTCTCGAGAACAGCAAGTAA
- the phoA gene encoding alkaline phosphatase: MGKHKALQGAIAAFASVATLGALAVPALADSASTYSPNGKSVAELAQHGGAQRIAAIGNKSAKNVVLFIGDGMGDSEITVARNYLKGVNGHFDGLDAVGQPGALDDVEAGTGQYTTFSLGSNSSDSAVGKDGKGNLNANSNPGKITAVTDSSASGSAWATGTKTYNNAVDVDVYGNPQLNLFELAKAAGKATGNVTTAEIQDATPAVLESHSSERGCYGPQGKTDGSSNDAAKRCLVNQLKENGGIGSISEQLLDTRADVTIGGGSKYFRQTVQGGEYAGKTVWEQAKEMGYQAVENDPAAMNALEYKEGQPVLALMSDGNMPTKFNASKATAKDPSKDANPTVCTVNDQWLGNQGSSLKDMSKKALELLNANPASQSNGFFLQIEGASIDKQDHAGNACGQIGETDDFDQAISYVLQNVDLSDTLVIVTADHAHTSQILNAQPAYALSTVLKTADGNNMVVSYGTAQEDSRDEEGGYNGGDMEHTGTQLRIAASGPGAQRVIGLTDQTDNFYTIAGALGLATTTDQQKALSDNAEVKVATENGSYAADATGFNGDAVLSYELKDKSGNVIAASDSTTPLSGVRVKTAQTTAIALDKVAEGNEYTLTVTGRQSGKSVTVDFQAPAAGSSDKNADKNGVIASGKVNNNPKADGSPLGETGTAVAVVAIAVAMLAAIAMIIKTVKITR; the protein is encoded by the coding sequence ATGGGCAAGCACAAGGCTCTTCAGGGCGCCATCGCGGCGTTCGCCTCCGTCGCCACGCTCGGCGCGCTCGCCGTACCGGCGCTCGCTGACAGCGCATCCACCTACAGTCCGAATGGCAAATCCGTGGCCGAACTGGCCCAGCACGGCGGCGCACAACGCATCGCAGCAATCGGCAACAAGTCCGCCAAGAATGTCGTCCTGTTCATCGGCGACGGCATGGGCGACTCCGAAATCACCGTGGCGCGCAACTATCTCAAGGGTGTCAACGGCCATTTCGACGGTCTTGACGCGGTAGGTCAGCCCGGTGCGCTCGACGACGTGGAAGCCGGCACCGGACAGTACACGACCTTCTCGCTCGGTTCCAACAGCTCCGACAGCGCCGTCGGCAAGGACGGTAAGGGCAATCTGAACGCCAATTCGAATCCCGGCAAGATTACCGCAGTCACCGACTCCTCCGCATCCGGTTCTGCTTGGGCAACCGGTACCAAGACCTACAACAACGCGGTGGATGTCGACGTGTATGGCAATCCACAGCTCAATCTGTTCGAACTCGCCAAGGCTGCAGGCAAGGCGACCGGCAACGTGACCACCGCGGAAATCCAGGACGCCACTCCGGCCGTACTGGAATCACATTCCTCCGAGCGTGGCTGCTACGGTCCGCAGGGCAAGACCGATGGTTCCTCTAATGATGCTGCGAAGCGTTGCCTCGTGAACCAGCTTAAGGAGAACGGCGGCATCGGCTCCATCTCCGAGCAGCTGCTCGACACCCGCGCCGACGTGACTATCGGCGGCGGTTCCAAGTACTTCCGCCAGACCGTACAGGGCGGCGAATATGCGGGTAAGACCGTGTGGGAACAGGCCAAGGAGATGGGCTACCAGGCCGTCGAAAACGATCCGGCGGCCATGAACGCGCTTGAATACAAGGAGGGCCAGCCGGTACTCGCGCTGATGAGCGATGGCAATATGCCGACCAAGTTCAACGCGTCGAAGGCGACCGCCAAGGATCCGTCCAAGGACGCCAATCCGACCGTGTGCACCGTGAACGATCAGTGGCTCGGCAACCAGGGCTCCTCGCTCAAGGACATGTCCAAGAAGGCACTCGAACTGCTCAATGCCAATCCGGCCAGCCAATCCAACGGTTTCTTCCTGCAGATCGAGGGCGCTTCGATCGACAAGCAGGATCATGCCGGCAACGCCTGTGGACAGATCGGTGAGACCGATGACTTCGATCAGGCCATCTCCTACGTGCTGCAGAACGTTGATCTTTCCGACACGCTCGTGATCGTCACCGCCGACCACGCCCACACCTCGCAGATTCTCAACGCTCAGCCGGCCTATGCGCTCTCCACCGTGCTCAAGACCGCCGACGGCAACAACATGGTCGTCTCCTACGGCACCGCTCAGGAGGACTCCCGCGATGAGGAAGGCGGCTACAACGGTGGTGACATGGAACACACCGGCACCCAGCTGCGCATAGCGGCATCTGGTCCGGGCGCCCAGCGTGTGATCGGCTTGACCGATCAGACCGACAACTTCTACACCATCGCCGGCGCGCTCGGCCTGGCCACCACCACCGACCAGCAGAAGGCATTGTCCGACAACGCCGAAGTCAAGGTCGCCACCGAAAACGGCTCGTATGCCGCCGACGCGACGGGCTTCAACGGTGATGCCGTACTCAGCTATGAGCTGAAGGACAAATCGGGTAATGTGATCGCCGCTTCCGACTCCACCACTCCGCTCTCCGGTGTGCGAGTCAAGACCGCGCAGACCACCGCGATCGCACTCGACAAGGTGGCCGAAGGCAACGAATATACGCTTACCGTCACCGGACGCCAGTCCGGCAAGAGCGTGACCGTCGACTTCCAGGCTCCGGCCGCCGGTTCTTCCGACAAGAATGCCGACAAGAACGGTGTGATCGCTTCCGGCAAGGTCAACAACAATCCGAAGGCCGACGGCTCGCCGCTCGGTGAGACCGGTACCGCGGTGGCCGTCGTCGCGATCGCCGTGGCCATGTTGGCCGCCATTGCGATGATCATCAAGACCGTGAAGATCACCCGCTGA
- the dnaK gene encoding molecular chaperone DnaK yields MGRAVGIDLGTTNSCIATLEGGQPTVIVNAEGARTTPSVVAFSKSGEILVGEVAKRQAVTNVDRTISSVKRHMGTDWTVEIDGKKWTPQEISAQVLMKLKRDAEAYLGEPVTDAVITCPAYFNDAQRQATKDAGTIAGLNVLRIINEPTAAALAYGLEKGKEDERILVFDLGGGTFDVSLLEIGKDDDGFSTIQVQATNGDNHLGGDDWDQKIIDWLVGEVKNKYGVDLSKDKIALQRLKEAAEQAKKELSSSTSTSISMQYLAMTPDGTPVHLDETLTRAHFEEMTSDLLGRCRTPFNNVLADAGIGVSDIDHVVLVGGSTRMPAVKELVKELTGGKEANQSVNPDEVVAVGAAVQSGVIKGDRKDVLLIDVTPLSLGIETKGGIMTKLIDRNTAIPTKRSEVFSTAEDNQPSVLIQVYQGEREFARDNKPLGTFELTGIAPAPRGVPQIEVTFDIDANGIVHVSAKDKGTGKEQSMTITGGSGLPKDEIDRMVKEAEAHEAEDKKRKEDAETRNQAESFAYQTEKLVNDNKDKLSDDVAKEVTDKVNELKEALKGEDIEKIKTAQSELMTSAQKIGQALYAQQGAADAAGAAGAGAAGAAGTADDDVVDAEVVDDDDKDNK; encoded by the coding sequence ATGGGACGCGCAGTTGGCATCGATTTGGGTACTACCAATTCCTGCATCGCAACTCTTGAAGGTGGCCAGCCCACCGTTATCGTGAACGCCGAGGGCGCTCGCACCACTCCGTCGGTCGTGGCATTCAGCAAGTCCGGCGAGATTCTGGTCGGCGAGGTCGCCAAGCGTCAGGCCGTGACCAACGTCGATCGCACCATCAGCTCCGTCAAGCGCCACATGGGCACTGACTGGACCGTTGAGATCGACGGCAAGAAGTGGACTCCGCAGGAGATTTCCGCACAGGTGCTGATGAAGCTCAAGCGCGACGCCGAAGCCTACCTGGGCGAGCCGGTCACCGACGCCGTGATCACCTGCCCGGCATACTTCAACGACGCCCAGCGTCAGGCGACCAAGGACGCCGGCACCATCGCTGGCCTGAACGTGCTGCGTATCATCAACGAGCCGACCGCAGCCGCACTGGCCTACGGTCTTGAAAAGGGCAAGGAAGACGAGCGCATCCTGGTTTTCGATCTGGGTGGCGGCACCTTCGATGTGTCCCTGCTGGAAATCGGCAAGGACGATGACGGCTTCTCCACCATTCAGGTGCAGGCCACCAACGGCGACAATCACCTGGGCGGCGACGACTGGGATCAGAAGATCATCGACTGGCTCGTCGGCGAAGTCAAGAACAAGTATGGCGTTGACCTGAGCAAGGACAAGATCGCTCTGCAGCGTCTGAAGGAAGCCGCCGAGCAGGCCAAGAAGGAGCTGAGCTCCTCGACCAGCACCAGCATTTCCATGCAGTATCTGGCCATGACCCCTGACGGCACTCCGGTGCATCTGGACGAGACCCTGACCCGCGCCCACTTCGAGGAAATGACCTCCGATCTGCTGGGCCGTTGCCGCACTCCGTTCAACAACGTGCTGGCCGACGCCGGCATTGGTGTGAGCGACATCGACCATGTGGTCCTCGTCGGCGGCTCCACTCGTATGCCGGCCGTCAAGGAGCTGGTCAAGGAGCTCACCGGCGGTAAGGAAGCCAATCAGTCCGTGAACCCGGATGAGGTCGTGGCCGTCGGCGCTGCCGTACAGTCCGGCGTCATCAAGGGCGACCGTAAGGACGTGCTGCTCATCGACGTGACCCCGCTGTCCCTCGGCATCGAAACCAAGGGTGGCATCATGACCAAGCTCATCGATCGCAACACCGCCATCCCGACCAAGCGCTCGGAAGTCTTCTCCACCGCGGAAGACAATCAGCCGTCCGTGCTCATCCAGGTCTATCAGGGCGAACGTGAGTTCGCTCGCGATAACAAGCCGCTGGGCACCTTCGAACTGACCGGTATCGCGCCGGCGCCGCGTGGCGTCCCGCAGATCGAAGTTACCTTCGACATCGACGCCAACGGTATCGTGCACGTGTCCGCCAAGGACAAGGGCACTGGCAAGGAACAGTCCATGACCATCACCGGCGGCTCCGGCCTGCCGAAGGATGAGATCGATCGCATGGTCAAGGAGGCCGAAGCCCACGAGGCCGAAGACAAGAAGCGCAAGGAGGATGCCGAGACCCGTAACCAAGCCGAATCCTTCGCCTACCAGACCGAGAAGCTCGTCAACGATAACAAGGACAAGCTCTCCGACGACGTGGCCAAGGAAGTCACCGACAAGGTCAACGAGCTCAAGGAAGCCCTGAAGGGTGAGGACATCGAGAAGATCAAGACCGCCCAGAGCGAGCTGATGACCTCCGCCCAGAAGATCGGTCAGGCCCTCTACGCCCAGCAGGGTGCCGCCGACGCCGCGGGTGCGGCCGGAGCGGGCGCTGCCGGTGCCGCAGGTACCGCTGACGATGACGTTGTTGACGCCGAAGTCGTGGACGATGACGACAAGGACAACAAGTAA
- a CDS encoding heat shock protein transcriptional repressor HspR, whose translation MARSRVEQQVRQLYEMCAIAIVAGRADLDGADEVGFDIELPVFTVGRAAELANVHPQTLRQYDRLGLVVPQRTGGGARRYSLRDVFRLVQAQQLSQEEGINLAGITRILELEEENRELRRQVERLRKPAGSSVFAADADGGIVEIERSRRARMWRRQIHVNTRELPSGRSGSGEGEESKSMVIWGIR comes from the coding sequence ATGGCACGGTCACGCGTGGAGCAGCAGGTTCGCCAGCTGTATGAGATGTGTGCCATCGCGATTGTGGCCGGCAGGGCTGATCTGGACGGTGCCGATGAAGTCGGCTTCGACATCGAACTGCCGGTGTTCACGGTCGGCCGTGCCGCCGAGCTGGCGAATGTGCATCCGCAGACGCTACGGCAGTACGATCGCCTCGGGCTGGTCGTGCCGCAGCGTACGGGAGGCGGTGCACGTCGATACTCGTTGCGGGACGTATTCCGCCTTGTGCAGGCGCAGCAACTCAGTCAGGAAGAGGGCATCAATCTGGCTGGAATCACGCGAATCCTCGAACTTGAAGAGGAGAATCGTGAACTGCGCCGACAGGTGGAGCGGTTGCGCAAGCCGGCCGGCTCCAGCGTATTCGCGGCTGACGCGGACGGTGGCATCGTGGAAATCGAACGTTCTCGCAGGGCTCGCATGTGGCGGCGGCAGATTCATGTCAATACACGCGAATTGCCATCCGGACGGAGCGGATCGGGTGAAGGCGAGGAGTCCAAATCCATGGTGATTTGGGGAATTCGTTAA
- the grpE gene encoding nucleotide exchange factor GrpE — translation MSDFNKDEYLNDLPDMDNLSGQTAPSGTGPAADDAAAGAPESAAADTAADSAQAEGSATAANAEDAAADDTLTPLGQAKKEAAEYLEALQRERAEFINFRNRAQKEQDRFRQHGIIDVLTALLPALDDIDRIREHSEMDDSFKAVSAKIDKAFEKFGVEKFGEKGEDFDPTKHDAILHKPDPTAEKETVDTVVEAGYRIGDRVIRAARVVVASPQG, via the coding sequence ATGTCCGACTTCAACAAGGACGAGTATCTGAACGATCTGCCTGATATGGACAACCTGTCCGGGCAGACCGCTCCCTCCGGCACCGGCCCGGCGGCGGATGACGCCGCTGCCGGTGCCCCCGAGTCGGCCGCTGCCGATACGGCGGCCGACTCGGCACAGGCTGAGGGTTCCGCCACCGCTGCAAACGCCGAAGACGCCGCTGCCGACGACACCCTGACCCCGCTGGGCCAGGCCAAGAAGGAAGCCGCGGAATATCTTGAGGCTCTCCAGCGTGAGCGTGCGGAATTCATCAACTTCCGCAATCGTGCGCAGAAGGAGCAGGATCGCTTCCGTCAGCACGGCATCATCGACGTACTTACTGCGTTGCTGCCGGCTCTTGACGACATCGACCGCATCCGCGAGCATAGCGAGATGGACGACTCCTTCAAGGCCGTATCCGCAAAGATCGACAAGGCTTTCGAGAAGTTCGGCGTCGAGAAGTTCGGCGAAAAAGGCGAGGACTTCGATCCGACCAAGCACGATGCGATTCTGCACAAGCCGGATCCGACCGCCGAGAAGGAAACCGTCGATACCGTGGTGGAAGCCGGCTACCGCATCGGCGACCGTGTGATTCGCGCGGCCCGTGTGGTCGTGGCTTCCCCGCAGGGCTAA
- a CDS encoding glycoside hydrolase family 31 protein, with protein MTSNVFIDYVRNARPCMRDATVLQGKHWRIGILTESLIRLEWSDSGEFEDRLTQMAVNRDFGADPEFTVTHRNGLLIVDTPALYLTYDGKPFSKEGLSIVVKGVSDTQFNTWHYGDAPLHNLKGTARTLDEADGEIALDDGVLSRDGWAVIDDSGSNVIVEADEVDGKTNPLGTWVRPRDHAETDIYFFGYGRRYIEAVQDFYTLAGPTPLLPRYALGNWWSRYYRYTQTEYLELMDRFKNEGIPFTTSVIDMDWHRVDDVNPKYGSGWTGYSWNSQLFPDHCAFLRSLHERGLKATLNVHPRDGIRAYEDDYETVAKRVGIDPTTGEAAEFDLTNPDFVDAYLDMHHRMEDEGVDFWWLDWQQGGVTRQPGLDPLWVLNHMHYLDSGRDGRWPLTFSRYAGPGSHRYPVGFSGDTIVTWESLQFQPYFTATASNIGYGWWSHDIGGHMCGYRNEHLEARWYQLGTFSPINRLHSSSSPFTGKEPWNFSGDVHAAMVASLRLRHMLLPYLYTMNYRAALDGRPLVEPMYWSEPNNPQAYEVPDEFRFGTELLVAPIVTDDDPTAQRGRTEAWLPQGEWYDFFDGRRYVSDNASGRRLEVWRALDRTPVFAKAGGIIPLQELATGDDVNDLRNPSVLHVLVFPGADGTFTLREDDGIVSCARRAHIADTMMTFDWRADIADSAKDGDATGSGGSRLEISPVDGAVESVPERRDWTIVFRGVSPVGTGELQITINGIACETAEIAYDEQTLSLSIAVHDVPSTARLSVIVPKGLSVADNPIDKDVLDALLHAQMPYITKEHALQAIREQGVRAVGTLRTLDGKPRFSKEPFVAYGMPDAVNGVLEEILLRS; from the coding sequence ATGACAAGCAACGTATTCATCGACTATGTACGCAATGCACGACCGTGCATGCGCGACGCGACAGTCCTACAGGGCAAGCATTGGAGGATCGGCATCCTCACCGAATCCCTCATTCGGCTCGAATGGTCCGATTCAGGCGAGTTTGAGGATCGGTTGACGCAGATGGCCGTCAATCGCGACTTTGGAGCCGATCCGGAATTCACCGTAACGCATCGTAACGGGCTGCTCATCGTCGATACCCCTGCACTCTACCTGACCTACGACGGCAAACCGTTCAGCAAGGAAGGGCTGAGCATCGTCGTCAAAGGCGTCTCCGATACTCAGTTCAATACTTGGCATTACGGCGATGCGCCTCTGCACAATCTCAAAGGTACCGCGCGTACACTTGACGAGGCTGATGGCGAAATCGCGTTGGATGACGGTGTACTCTCACGTGACGGTTGGGCTGTGATCGATGATTCCGGATCGAACGTCATCGTCGAGGCCGATGAAGTCGACGGCAAGACGAATCCGCTCGGCACTTGGGTTAGGCCAAGAGATCATGCGGAAACCGACATCTATTTCTTCGGATACGGGCGTCGTTACATCGAAGCTGTGCAGGACTTCTATACGCTGGCTGGACCGACCCCGTTGCTGCCGCGCTATGCGCTTGGCAACTGGTGGAGTCGCTACTACCGTTACACGCAGACGGAATACCTGGAACTGATGGATCGTTTCAAGAATGAGGGTATCCCGTTCACCACGTCGGTCATCGATATGGATTGGCATCGTGTCGATGACGTGAATCCGAAATATGGTTCCGGCTGGACCGGCTACTCGTGGAACAGTCAGCTATTCCCGGATCATTGTGCATTTCTACGCAGTCTGCACGAACGCGGGCTGAAGGCCACATTGAACGTGCATCCGCGCGACGGCATACGTGCGTACGAAGACGATTACGAAACGGTCGCCAAACGTGTCGGCATTGACCCCACGACCGGGGAGGCTGCGGAATTCGACCTGACCAATCCGGACTTCGTCGATGCATATCTTGACATGCATCACCGTATGGAAGATGAGGGCGTCGACTTCTGGTGGCTCGACTGGCAACAGGGCGGTGTGACCCGACAGCCGGGACTTGACCCGCTGTGGGTACTCAATCACATGCACTATCTGGATTCCGGGCGCGACGGCCGCTGGCCATTGACCTTCTCCCGTTACGCCGGTCCCGGTTCGCATCGCTATCCGGTAGGCTTCTCCGGCGACACCATCGTCACATGGGAGTCATTGCAATTCCAGCCATATTTCACCGCGACCGCATCGAACATCGGCTATGGCTGGTGGAGTCATGACATCGGTGGGCATATGTGTGGCTACCGTAATGAACATCTAGAGGCCCGTTGGTACCAGTTGGGCACATTCAGCCCGATTAACCGCCTGCATTCAAGCAGCTCGCCGTTCACCGGCAAGGAGCCATGGAATTTTTCCGGCGATGTGCATGCGGCCATGGTCGCCTCACTGAGACTGCGCCATATGCTGCTGCCGTACTTGTACACGATGAACTATCGTGCGGCGCTTGACGGACGGCCGCTGGTCGAACCGATGTATTGGAGCGAACCGAACAATCCGCAAGCCTACGAAGTGCCAGACGAATTCCGATTCGGTACCGAACTGCTGGTGGCACCCATCGTGACCGATGACGATCCGACGGCACAGCGTGGCAGGACTGAAGCATGGTTGCCGCAAGGTGAATGGTACGACTTCTTCGATGGACGGCGCTATGTCTCCGATAACGCGTCCGGGCGGCGACTTGAAGTGTGGCGCGCGCTTGACCGCACACCTGTGTTCGCTAAAGCGGGTGGCATCATTCCGTTGCAGGAACTTGCAACCGGTGACGATGTCAACGACCTTCGCAATCCCTCGGTCCTGCACGTGCTGGTTTTCCCCGGTGCGGACGGAACTTTCACGTTGCGTGAGGATGACGGAATCGTATCCTGCGCGAGACGTGCGCACATCGCGGACACGATGATGACGTTCGATTGGCGTGCCGACATTGCTGATAGTGCCAAGGATGGTGACGCTACCGGATCAGGCGGCAGTAGGCTCGAGATTTCACCGGTTGACGGAGCCGTCGAATCCGTGCCGGAACGACGCGATTGGACGATTGTGTTCCGTGGCGTCTCGCCGGTTGGGACCGGCGAACTGCAGATTACCATCAACGGCATCGCCTGCGAGACGGCTGAGATTGCGTACGATGAACAGACGCTGAGCCTGTCCATCGCCGTACATGACGTGCCTTCAACTGCTCGGCTGAGTGTCATCGTTCCAAAAGGTTTGTCCGTCGCGGATAATCCGATTGACAAGGATGTACTTGATGCGCTGCTACATGCACAGATGCCGTATATCACCAAAGAGCATGCGTTACAGGCAATCCGAGAACAAGGCGTCCGAGCGGTTGGCACCTTGCGCACGCTTGACGGCAAACCACGCTTCAGCAAGGAACCGTTCGTCGCATACGGCATGCCCGACGCGGTAAACGGCGTCTTGGAGGAGATTCTGTTGCGTAGCTGA
- a CDS encoding HAD family hydrolase — protein sequence MTVSNGAGDNGLLLKAVFWDMDGTLIDSEPYWHEGELKIAAEHGGYWDEDLAWQGSGTPVPDVARRMVEHGCQLSIEEIGKGMIDYVAQKEFERIPWIAGVEDVLCSLAAAGVPSMLVTTSPRHLAQNLVDQAPAGVFAGFVCGDDDVAKKPSPEPYLEAGRRLGIAPEDMRYCIAIEDSMSGLRSAVASGATTIGQTGFMQLDNSNGPQFASIKGYDGITADVLDAYVRQRVGA from the coding sequence ATGACTGTTTCGAATGGTGCGGGCGATAACGGGCTGCTGCTGAAGGCCGTGTTCTGGGACATGGATGGCACGCTGATTGATTCCGAACCGTATTGGCACGAGGGCGAGCTGAAGATCGCGGCCGAACATGGCGGCTACTGGGATGAGGACTTGGCCTGGCAGGGTTCCGGTACGCCTGTGCCGGACGTGGCGCGCCGTATGGTGGAGCATGGCTGTCAGCTGTCGATCGAGGAGATCGGCAAAGGCATGATTGATTATGTCGCGCAGAAGGAATTCGAAAGGATTCCCTGGATCGCCGGTGTCGAGGATGTGCTGTGTTCGTTGGCTGCCGCAGGTGTGCCGTCAATGTTGGTGACGACGTCGCCTCGTCATCTTGCGCAGAATCTGGTCGATCAGGCGCCGGCCGGAGTGTTTGCCGGATTCGTGTGCGGCGATGATGACGTTGCGAAGAAACCGTCGCCGGAACCGTATTTGGAGGCGGGTCGGCGTCTCGGCATCGCGCCGGAGGATATGCGATATTGCATTGCGATTGAGGACTCGATGAGCGGCCTGCGTTCCGCCGTCGCCTCCGGTGCCACCACGATCGGCCAGACCGGTTTCATGCAGCTCGACAATTCGAACGGCCCGCAATTCGCATCGATCAAGGGATATGACGGCATCACCGCCGACGTACTTGATGCCTATGTGCGTCAGCGCGTCGGTGCGTGA
- a CDS encoding DnaJ C-terminal domain-containing protein — MAENEWLSKDFYKVLGVSKEATDDEITKAYRKLARKYHPDLNKTKEAEEKFKDISEAYDVLNNKESRQKYDAIRQFGMGGARFAGGSGAGGFDASGFSDIFGSMFGGTGMGGNGSRIRFQTNGGNPNLNDIFSMFGGAAGQGAGAYGAGAGSPYGAYEQAVQPEDGEDRNSKINLTFRQAVKGATVSLSAGGKKFKTHIPAGVKDGQKIRLAGKGKPGRNGGKNGDLYLQISVAEDPKFTMRKRDIIMALLITVGQAVAGAKVSAKDIDGNEVTFKVPAGSSSGTEVRLSGKGVANPRGDGDLIGRVEIRIPDRPGLAVKRAAKEFDKACGDFADELAKER, encoded by the coding sequence ATGGCTGAGAATGAATGGCTGAGCAAAGACTTCTACAAGGTCCTCGGTGTCTCCAAGGAGGCCACCGACGACGAGATCACCAAGGCATACCGCAAGCTGGCGCGCAAGTATCATCCTGACCTGAACAAGACCAAGGAAGCCGAGGAAAAGTTCAAGGACATTTCCGAGGCGTACGACGTGCTGAACAACAAGGAAAGCCGCCAGAAGTATGACGCCATCCGCCAGTTCGGCATGGGTGGCGCGCGTTTCGCCGGCGGCTCCGGTGCGGGCGGCTTCGACGCGAGCGGTTTCTCCGACATCTTCGGATCGATGTTCGGCGGTACCGGCATGGGAGGCAACGGGTCGCGCATCCGTTTCCAGACCAACGGCGGCAATCCGAATCTCAACGACATCTTCTCGATGTTCGGCGGAGCCGCGGGCCAGGGCGCAGGAGCGTATGGCGCTGGCGCGGGTAGCCCTTACGGCGCCTACGAACAGGCCGTGCAGCCTGAGGATGGCGAGGATCGTAATTCCAAGATCAACCTGACCTTCCGTCAGGCGGTCAAGGGGGCGACGGTATCCCTGAGTGCCGGTGGCAAGAAGTTCAAGACGCATATCCCCGCCGGTGTGAAGGATGGTCAGAAAATCCGTCTTGCCGGCAAGGGCAAGCCTGGGCGCAACGGCGGCAAGAACGGCGATCTGTATCTGCAGATTTCCGTCGCCGAGGATCCGAAGTTCACCATGCGCAAGCGTGACATCATCATGGCCTTGCTGATTACGGTCGGACAGGCTGTCGCCGGTGCGAAGGTGAGCGCCAAAGACATCGACGGCAACGAAGTCACTTTCAAGGTGCCGGCCGGCTCTTCGAGCGGTACCGAAGTGCGCCTTTCCGGCAAGGGCGTAGCCAATCCGCGCGGCGACGGTGATCTGATCGGTCGTGTGGAAATACGCATTCCCGACAGGCCGGGCCTTGCGGTCAAGCGCGCTGCGAAGGAGTTCGACAAGGCGTGCGGTGACTTCGCCGATGAGCTCGCCAAGGAGCGCTGA